In the Acidobacteriota bacterium genome, ATGCCGCCATCGACTTTCTCGAGCAGACGCCGCTGGCGTCGCTGGACGAGTTCAACATCCTCGATGCCCAGGGCATTCGCAAGATCACCGAGCTCACCGCCCAAGAGCACGTCAAGACCAACGAGTATCAGAACAACGAGCGCAAGCTGATCAAGAAGCAGGACGTGGAGGCCGCCGAGGCGATCTACGAGCTGGAGCGTCAGGAAGCGGACGCCAAGGCCCGCCAGCAGCGGGAGATCGCCACCGTCGTGGCGCGGGAGGAGGCGGAGACCCAGAAGGTGCGGGAGGAGGAGCGGCTGCGGTCGGAGACGGCGCGCATCAAGACCCAGGAAGAGCTGGAGATTCAGGAGCAGAACAAGCAGCGCCAGGTGGCGGTGGCGGAGAAGAACCGTGAGCGGGTGGTGGCGGTGGAAGGGGAGCGGGTGGAGAAAGACCGCCAGCTGGAGGTGGTCAGCCGCGAGCGGGAGACCGAGCTGGCGAGCATCGCCAAGGAAAAGGAGCTGGAGGAGGAGAAGCGCGTCATCGCCGACGTCATCCGCCAGCGCGTGGCGGTGGACCGCACCGTCGCCGAGGAAGAAGAGCGCATCAAGGGCGTGCGGGTGGTGGAAGAGGCCCGGCGCCAGAAGGAAGCGCTGGTGGTCAACGCCGAGGCGGAGGCCCAGGAGGCCTTGGTCAAGGACATCAAGAAGGCCGAGGCTTTGGAGGAAGCGGCCAAGCACCGGGCTCGGGAGCGGGTGATCCTGGCGGACGCCGAGGTGCAGGCGGCGGACAAGGAAGCCCAGGCGAAGATCCGGCTGGCGGAGGGTGTGCAGGCGGAGGAGGCCGCCATGGGTCTGGCGCGGGTGCGGGTGCAGGAGCAGGAAGCTTCGGCCATCGAGAAGAAGGGCCTGGCGGAGGCGACGGTGATCCGCGAGCAGGGCGCCGCCAGCGCCGAGGCAGAAAAGCAGCGGTTCACCGCCGAAGCCCAGGGCATCCAGGAGAAGGCCGACGCCATGGCGGCCCTGGACGAAGCGAGCCGCTTCCACGAGGAGTTCCGGCTGCGGCTGGCGAAGGATCGGGAGATCGAGGCCAAGGCCATCGACACCCAGCGGGCCATCGCCGAGGCTCAGGCGATGGTCTTGGGGCAGGCGCTGGAGCAGGCCAAGATCGACATCGTCGGCGGCGACGCGGTCTTCCTCGACCGGCTGGTCAATTCCATCTCCAAGGGCAAGGCGGTGGACGGATTCCTCTCCCGTTCCGACACCCTACGGACCCTCTTCTCGGACTACCTCGACGGCGAGGCCAATCTGCCGGAGGATCTCAAGCAGGTCCTCGGCGGCATGGGCGGCTCGCCGGAGAAGCTCCAGACCGTGACCCTCACCGCCCTGCTGGCCAAGCTGCTCAGCGACGGCACGGTGGATCGGGGCAAATTGATGCGGGCGCTGGAAGGCTCGGGCTCTGGAGGCTCCGGGGGTTCGGGGCAGGGAAGCTCCGGCGAGGGGAGCGGCGGCGGCGAGTGAGACGGTTGCTGCTGAGCCCCGTGCCGCCGAGGCTCTTCCTGGGGAGGAGCGTGATCGATGGCTGAAGATCCCACCCGCTCCGACACCACCGAGGGTGAAGGCGGCTCCGGTGGCGAGGGAGCTTCGCTGGACCGGGGCACCTACGAGTTGATCCGCGAGCGCCTGGACAAGCAGGCGGCGGTGCTGGGGGAGAAGACCGAGGCCCTCAACCAGCAGCGTATCGAGCTCTTCGGCGGTCAGGAGATGGCGGTGGTGGGCTCGGTGCGCATCCGCACCGAGAACAACTGCGTGCCCCG is a window encoding:
- a CDS encoding flotillin family protein encodes the protein MYRKVEQGKALVITRPGTIKVSFTPTLVFPYLYKVEEMDISLKTVEIDRRGAEGLICRDNIRADIKVAFFVRVNKNEDDVIKVAQAIGCRRASDPGTLELLFNAKFSEALKTVGKQLDFVDLYTKRDEFRDQIIHVIGRDLNGYFLEDAAIDFLEQTPLASLDEFNILDAQGIRKITELTAQEHVKTNEYQNNERKLIKKQDVEAAEAIYELERQEADAKARQQREIATVVAREEAETQKVREEERLRSETARIKTQEELEIQEQNKQRQVAVAEKNRERVVAVEGERVEKDRQLEVVSRERETELASIAKEKELEEEKRVIADVIRQRVAVDRTVAEEEERIKGVRVVEEARRQKEALVVNAEAEAQEALVKDIKKAEALEEAAKHRARERVILADAEVQAADKEAQAKIRLAEGVQAEEAAMGLARVRVQEQEASAIEKKGLAEATVIREQGAASAEAEKQRFTAEAQGIQEKADAMAALDEASRFHEEFRLRLAKDREIEAKAIDTQRAIAEAQAMVLGQALEQAKIDIVGGDAVFLDRLVNSISKGKAVDGFLSRSDTLRTLFSDYLDGEANLPEDLKQVLGGMGGSPEKLQTVTLTALLAKLLSDGTVDRGKLMRALEGSGSGGSGGSGQGSSGEGSGGGE